CGGCGGCATGTGGTGGGCGTAAGAGATTTTGGATTATTTTTGCAGGGGCGGACCTATGTGTCCGCCCGAAGCGAGAATCGGTGAAGCCGAGAATATTATTAAGATATAATTCGCGAGGAGGCTGACATGACGGACAAACTGAGAGTCGGAGTGATCGGGTGCGGCGAGATATCGGGGTTGACCACCTGGGGGTTTCGGACGGATGATCGCAGCGCCATCTATGCGGTTGCCGACCCGAATGTCGAGCGGGCCGAGCAGCGGGCATCCGAATGGAAGGCGGAGAAGGTTTACAGCGACTACCGCAAACTATTGGACGATAAGGCAGTCGATGCGGTCATGATCATAACGCCGCATGATTTGCACCGGCAAATGGTCGTGGAGGCGCTCGATGCAGGTAAGCATGTCTCCGTCCAGAAACCAATGGCTCGCAATGTCGAGGAATGCACCGCGATGGTCGAGGCGGCCAAACGCGCCAAGGGAAAATTCCAGGTATTCGAATGCTATCCGTTTTATCCCCCGATTGCAAAGGCGAAGGAATTGATCGACGCGGGCGAGATCGGCGACGTTTCGATGCTTCGGCTTCGCACAACGAGCGGCTCGCTCCAGTGCGGATGGGAGCTCACCTCGACGTCATGGGAATGGAAATTCAATCAGGAGCGCGTCGGCGGCGGCACCATGTTCGACGACATGCACCACAAATACGCGCTCGCGCTGTTCTTCGGCGGGCCTATCGAGCGGGTCTCGGCCTTCATCGAGAATCCCGGCATGTTTCTCGATACGCCGGCTACCGTCATGTGGAAACACAAAGAAGGCATTCGCTACGGCGTGCTCGACGCGACGTATTCGCCCGACCTGATTATCGACACAAAATATTATCCGGTCGAGGAGCGGGTCGAGATCACCGGCTCGAAGGGCATCATCTGGGTGACGAGGCTGACCGGCAGGCTGATGAACGTCGCGCCGCTGATCATGTATCGGGACGGCCAGACGCACTGCTATCACGATATCCCGTCAGAATGGGAGGAAGGCTTCATCCGATGCGCTCAGCATTTCATCGATTGCATTCTCGAAAATAAGCAGCCGTATCTGTCAGCCGAAGAGGGATTGCGCGTGGTGCAGTTCGGCCGGGCCGTTTACAAATCGGCCGAGGCGGGCGCGGCCGTGTCGCCGGACTCGATCGGCTGAAGAGATAGTTGGGAAGATTTATACCGGAGAGAGCAGAAGGAAAACAAAGCCGAGTTTTCCCTCTTAGTGGTTCGATCACGGATTATCAAGGATTGTAGGGGCACGGCACAACGCGGCGCCCGAAAACTGTATCTACCACTCCAGGCAGTCGTCTGTCAGCAACCCATCGTTATATTTCTTCAGAATCCACGCGAGCTTGAGCATCTTCTTTCCCTGCCGCACATCAGTGGACACGTGGTACGGGAGTTTTCCAGGATACAGGCAGAGCAAAGAGTCGGCGGCTTCAATCGTGTCACCCACCGGCGCGGGATCGGAGCCCTTCTCGATGTTCAGCTTTGCGGCAATCAGTTGTTTGGCCAGAATCAGACTGGCGTCGCCGAGCGAAGGAGAATTCAGAAGGACTACGAGTTCCATTTTCGAATACTCTTCGCAGCCCAGAGTCAGGGAATCTGCGGTCCACGCTTCCGGATGGTTCTTCCAGAAGCCGAGACTCTTCGGGCAGAGGTATTCACCACAGTCCGCCACTTTAACGAGAACCGTGTCCGGCTCGCTGTTGCAGTCGCCGTCGTTGACGATGAGCTGGAACACGTAGTCACCGGCGCAATCGGCGGTGACCGTCGGATTGCAGGCGGTTTCATCCGAAAGAACAGCCATGCTGCATGCCGGCTTGCTGAGGATACTCCACGAGTAGGTGAGCGGCCTGCCGTCGGGATCGTAGCTTGTGCACCCATTGAGCTGAACGACGTCATCGACACATGCATTCTGATCCGAGCCGGCTTGTGCGATCGGGCAAACGATCGGCCTCTCCCTGAGAACCGGGCCGGAAATGCAAACGTAGCCGGGAGCCGGACGGTCGGTCCGCATAATATCTTCATGATCTGCTTTTGTCGCCGCTAAAATGCAGCCTTCCCCGAAGCCAATGCCCGGAAGCAGGGCCGTGTCATCAAGGGTGACGGTAAAGGTCTGCGTCTCTCCGTCTCCAATGACAGCCTCGAATTTCACGCCTTCCAACTGAGTTGTCGGGTCTGGATAGATGAGAACGCACTCGCTCCCGATTCCGCCGGTCGAGCAATCTGCAAAAATATCGTAGATCGTCATGCCGGGAGCGAGGTATTGGTAAAATTGAGCGAGGTCGACCCCCAGCATCCAATGGACCAAATCCGTCCCTTCCAAATCGTCCGGGTACTTATACACTTCATACGTGAATGTCACGAGAGGCGAGACGGGCCCGGGAGCAACATCCACGAGGGTGACACTGAATTCCTGGCCGCACGTGTCAACCGGACCCCGTTCACATTCTGTGCACACTGCTTTGAACAAGTCGATTATGCGCGCGCCGGCCCCGGGCTCGGGACAGAGCAGCACTCCGAATGATTCATGTGTTACCATCAGCATGATGAGACAAATTGCCAGCCCGACGAGTGCCTTTCTCACGTCAACCACCCTCTCTTCAATAGTTCCATGAAGCCCCTGTTGTTAATGATAATAGTTTGAATTATCCAGATTATTCAAATCTCAATGCAGCGACCGGATCCATTCGGGCCGCCCTCACTGCCGGATACATGCCCGAACAAATGCCGACGAAGACCGCGGTCAATAACGAAAGGGTCACGGCCCATCCGGATATGACAGTTTCCCATCCAATAAGCCTTGCTATTTGCCCGGATGCAACGATGCCGCAGCATATTCCGATGGCGCCTCCGAGAGATGTGAGCATCGCCGCCTCGAACAGGAACTGCAGGAATATATGGGTCTGATTCGCGCCGACGGCCCGGCGAATGCCGATTTCTCTCGTTCTTTCAGATACGGTGGCAAGCATGATATTCATGATCCCGATTCCGCCGACCACCAGCGAAATTGCGGCGATGCAGCCAAGGACGGCATTATACACCCGGTGCGTTCTTCTTGCCTGATTCAGAAGCTCCTGCGGCACTATCATGTGGAAGTCCTCCAGGCCGCGATGGTTTTCGTCAACAATTCTCTTCAGCAGTTTCGCACTCAGGAGCACGTCGGAACCGGGTTTGACCTGTGCAATAATTTCTGAAACTTCCGGTTCGACAGATTGGGAGGATACGAGCGCCTTCTCGGTCCCGAGCGGAATTATGATCAATCTATTGACGTTTCGTGCCGCTATCGACTGGCTCTTGCGAGTGTTCCAATCTCGCTTGCCCAGGATTCCGACAATCTTGAACATTGTGTTTTCTATCCGCAGGCTCTGTCCAACGCGTCCGGCGGAACCCAGGCTCTCGAGGACGTCCCACCCGATGCAACAGCAGAGGGTGCTCTTATCGACATCCTCGAGGCAGATGAATCGGCCTTCGGATACGGAAAGCCCCATTATCTTCTGGTAAGCACCGGTCGTTGATATTATCTCGGGATTGAACCCCATTCTTGCATTCGCCATGGCGGCCTTCACCTGGAGGAGCGGCGCAACGTTTTCCGCTTCGGTCACCCGTGCCTGAATCCTCTCGAGATCACCCTTGCTTAATCCACCCGCATGAACCTGTTTTCCTGATGTTCCCGCCCCGGCAGGCTCGAGACTTCTCAAGATGACGTTGTTCTTGCCGAGCTGCTCGATGAGCGCCAGGGCTTCCCGCTTCGAACCTTCTCCGATGGAAACCATTGCAATGATTGCGGTCACCCCAAAAATAATGCCGAGCGTGCTCAGGAACGTCCTGAATCTGTGCTGGCGGAGCGAAACCATGCCGTCTCTGATAATGCCGAGCGTCTTCATATTCAATCAATCCGGCTGGATTGCGCCGTCGCGAATGTGGATGATCCTCTGGGCGCATTCGGCCAATTGCCGATCATGAGTCACCAGAACCACCGTCATGCCCTGCGCATTCAGTTGGAGAAACAAGGACATGATGTCTCTCCCGGTGCCGAAGTCCAGGTTTCCAGTAGGCTCATCCGCCAGCACGATCACAGGATCAATCGCTATCGCCCTCGCGATGGCGACTCTCTGTAATTCTCCACCCGAGAGTTCTGAAGGACGATGCTGAATCCTGCCCGCGAGCCCCACCTTCTCTATCGCACTGACGACCCGACGATCGGTCAGCCCTTCGTCGTCATCCCTGTAGAGAAATGGCAATCTCACGTTTTCCAACACATTGAATCCATGGATCAAGTTGAATGTCTGAAACACGAACCCGATCTCATTGGCGCGGATACGAGAAAGCTGCTTGTCCGAGAGATTCGAGACGTCCCTGCCGCCGAACCGATACACGCCGGAACTCGGCCGGTCCAGGCATCCGATTATGTGCATCAGCGTAGACTTGCCCGAGCCCGACGGCCCCATAATTGCCACGAATTCCCCTCGATGAATCCGCATGCTTACGCCGCGCAATGCTTCGACGCATAGTTGCCCGTTCTGAAAGACTTTCTTAATAGATTCGGTTTCAGCCAACAGCTCTGCCATGTCTGCATCTGATTTGGGGACCGCTTCCGACCTTCATGATTGTCGACTTCCGGCTCTGCATCTGATCGGAACGAGGTTCTATGAGACAAATTTTCTCGCCCTCAGACAGGCCTTCTTTCACTTCCGCGAAGTCCTCCTTTTGAGCGCCCACGATCACTTCCCTCAGCTCGTAGCCATTCCCGTGAACGACATAGCAACACTTGCGGCCTTCCTTTTCGAATATCGCATTTATCGGGATGGCGAGAACATCCCTGACACTGTCGGACACGATTCTCACGCTTGCGGTCATGCCCGGGCGCAACCGCGCGTCTTGTTCCTGTATCGCGATCGTTACCTGAAAATACTTTTCGGCAGTTTTCACCTCAGCCTTTTCCTCGGCCAGCACTCCGATGGAATGAACCGCTCCCTTGAGTCGAGTCTCAGGATACGCATCGACGGAAACCGTCGCGGGAAGTCCGCTTCTCAGTTTATGTAAATCCACTTCGCGCACCTTCGTATTCACCAGCATCTCGGAGATGTCGGGCAGATACACAAGCGGCTGATTCTGCCACACGGTGTCTCCCACCTGAGCTCTTCTTCTTTCACCCCTGAAGTACGTTTCGCGGATGATGGCAAGGCCGGGTGTGGGCGCCGTTATCACGGTCTTGGCGAGCTGATCTTGCGCCGCCGCGAGCGAGGTCGCGGCCAACTCAACCTCTCGCTTCGCCCGGTCCAGCTCGGCTGACGCCTTGGCGACGCTGATCGCCATTGATTTCTTCGTCTGTTCCAGATCCGATTTCGCCCTCTCGACTTTGGCTCTCGCCATTTCAATTTTTGCGGGAAGCAGGTACTCTTTGAAAGCATCGAGTTTTCTTTCCGCAATTTCAAATGTTTCCCTGGCCTCGTCTATCTTTTTTTTCGCTTGCTCGGTCTCGGCGGGATTACTGAAGCCCTGCTTCTCCAATTCCTCCAGGTCAGCGAGGTAGCCGGATTTCTCAAGGTATTCGCTTTGCGCTTTTTTAGCATCGTTCTCCAGTTGGGCAAGTTCGAGTGGACCATCCCCTTTTTCTGTCTTCTCGAGCTCCATCTTTGACACTTCAAATTCGTATTGCGCCGTTTTGACCTCTCGAACGGCTTGATTCTGTTCCCATTCGAAACTCTGCTCAAGCGCTATCACATTGGCCTTGCACACTTCAAGCTTTTCGGAGCAGGCATCCACGTCTTTTTCAAAGAGGGTCGGGTCCAGGCGAATCAGGACGTCTCCTTTCTCGACTCGTGTGCCGTTTTCGATGATTGAGATGATCTTGCCTGAATCTCCTTTGACCTCGGAGCTGACCGTAATGGAATATGCAGCTTCAAGATGGCCAACCAGTTGAACGCTCACGTCGAACGATTTCCTCATTACGACCGCAAAGATCATCTCATCTCCGGCGAGTCGGTGTCGGTATACACCGGCGCTCAAGAATCCAATCAGCATCACGGGGACGATCGCAAGGGTTACATAAAGCATTCTTTTCTTTTCGTTCATCACAGCCCCGCTGGTTGCTCCAGGAGAGTCCCGATTGATTCCCTGAAGGCGTAGGTCCCGACGATATAGTCGATGACGACGGAAACGAGATTTGTCTGCGCCCTCCGCAACTCCTCTTCCGCCTCGATCAGGTCAAAGTTGTTCGCCATACCGTGCTTGAATTTCACCTGGGCCAGCTTGAGCTTGCCTTCGGATTGTTTTATCTGTTGTTTCTGGATCTCGATTCTTTGTTCGGCTTTGATCAGGGTGCGCAACGAACTTTTCACGTCGCGAACCACCTCGTCGCGTGTAAGGACCATGTCTCTGTAGGCCGCCTGAACCTCGATCAGGCTCTGTTCATATGCGGCGCGCTCCGCGGTGCGGGCGAGATCCGTCGTGCTCGTGAGATTGATTCCCCAGAAATATTTATCCAGTTGCAGGCTCTCTTCAAATACGGCGCTCTCTTGAAACGGAGAAAAGGACAAGACCACGTTGAGCTCCGGAAGTATCCCGTGTTTCGCCACCCTGGATCGCCGCTCCACATTCATTACCGTATCCCACGCCTGCTTGAGTTCCACGCGGTTTCGGAGCGCAATCTCGATCGCTTCTTCTTCTTTCATGCGGACGATGCTGTAGTCCAGGGGCGCGGAGACATCGATGTCTTCCTCAATGGGAAGGGCAAGGATGAGTCTCAGATTATCGAGTGCATCCTGGTAAGCTTCCTGGGCGGTGGCCAGGCTATCTTCGGATTGTTTCATCTGTATTTCGGCACGATACACATCGATCGGAGTGGCCAGTCCGAATTTCTCCTTGACTCGAGCGGCCTGAGCATGGCCTTTCAGCCGCGAAACGGATTCCAGATTCAGCCGCACGAATTCACGCTGGCCTATCACAGAATATACGGCTCCAACCGTTGAGATCACGGTACCTGCGCGCGTCAGGTATAACGATCTTTCTGATGAACGCTCACCGAACTCCGATTCCCGCACGAGCGCCAGATTGAATTCGCGGCCCGCCCCCCTCAGGAGCGGTTGTATAAGGAAGGAATCGACGCTGCTCCTATAAACGTCATCGTCTCTCTCCACGTTCGGGCGAACTGCCAAGACTGTCCCGATGGGAAGTTTCTTCTCGATCGAAATTCCAGCCCCGAGAAGCTCTCCGTCGTCCTCGTCATCGCCGCCCGTGACTCCCGCCACGGCGTCTGGAAAGAGCTTGAGTTCAAACTCCGACTCAGCCGAAACGATCGATAGCCGGGCGCTCTCCAGCCTGTCCCTGGCGTCCAGGATGCTCCTGTTCGCCTCAAGCGCGCGGTTGATCGCATCTTCCAGCGTCAGCACAAGGACAGGATCGGCTGCGGCGGTATCTTGAGAACGCGCATGAGAGCCCGGCTCTTCCTGGATGGAACCGGGGCCTTCACCCGGCGGGCTTGAGAGGGGTGGGCCCCCAGCTTGGGTTGCATCGGTTTGAGGCGGAGCATTGTCCGGTTGTTGGATTTCTGCGGGAGTTGTAAAAGCGCCCGCCGGCAGGATCATTCCCAGAACGAACAAGACACAGAGCGCCGCAAGAGTGCAGCCGCGTCTGCATCTCGTTGCCGCAATCAGACTCGAGGACAAGCCTTTCACTCCACGTGATATGTCACTACCGCGTCCCAATGCCATTCTGATCCGACACCCTCCGATATCACCCGGATGGTAACGATCGTCGACGATCCGGGCGCGCTTCCGGTAATAGTCGTCGGCGTTCCAATCAGATCGCCGGTATCAGCAATCGGGCTGCCCTCATAGATGACTTGAAATCGGTCCGGGACAGTCATGGGATTGCAGTCCAGGCTTACATCTACGCGGGTAACTGTGCGTTCCCCTATTTCGGGAGAGCCATCGATTTCCGTGTCCGTTGGTGTAACAGGAAAAACTCCGCTTCTGCTCGCCGTTACCGTCACGGTCTGAGGAGCAGCCGGCGAACTGCCGCCGCCCCCGCCTCCACCTGCAGCGGCCGCCGCAATGGCGGCTCCCGCCACAGCCGCGCCTCCCACCGCCGCCTGGCCGGGCGAAACCTGGAACCCGCCGCCCATGCCGCTCCTGAGCAATCCGAATTTTGCCTGGTAAATAGCCCATTGCGCCAGAAAAGCACCGGATATGGCCGTAGGCTTTGCGGGCGGTCTATTGGGCGTTACCTCGGTCATGTAATTTTTCTTGACGCGGACGGGGCCCTCCATCATCTCGCGCGTGCGCACATCCACGCTTCCGTCCACAACGGCGACCGTTGTTTTTTCGGGGCCGGCCTGAACAGTGAAGATCGTTCCGCGAACTCCGGTTACCGCCGCGGGGGTGGCGACATGGAATTTCGAGTCCTTTGTTCTCAATTTGCCGACGTCGGTCCATATCTGGCCCCGGTCGAGATTCACTTTTACCTTAATATCTTTCTTTGGTGACTGCTGTAATTTGTTGAGACCTACGTTGC
This region of Candidatus Abyssobacteria bacterium SURF_5 genomic DNA includes:
- a CDS encoding gfo/Idh/MocA family oxidoreductase codes for the protein MTDKLRVGVIGCGEISGLTTWGFRTDDRSAIYAVADPNVERAEQRASEWKAEKVYSDYRKLLDDKAVDAVMIITPHDLHRQMVVEALDAGKHVSVQKPMARNVEECTAMVEAAKRAKGKFQVFECYPFYPPIAKAKELIDAGEIGDVSMLRLRTTSGSLQCGWELTSTSWEWKFNQERVGGGTMFDDMHHKYALALFFGGPIERVSAFIENPGMFLDTPATVMWKHKEGIRYGVLDATYSPDLIIDTKYYPVEERVEITGSKGIIWVTRLTGRLMNVAPLIMYRDGQTHCYHDIPSEWEEGFIRCAQHFIDCILENKQPYLSAEEGLRVVQFGRAVYKSAEAGAAVSPDSIG
- a CDS encoding FtsX-like permease family protein; the encoded protein is MKTLGIIRDGMVSLRQHRFRTFLSTLGIIFGVTAIIAMVSIGEGSKREALALIEQLGKNNVILRSLEPAGAGTSGKQVHAGGLSKGDLERIQARVTEAENVAPLLQVKAAMANARMGFNPEIISTTGAYQKIMGLSVSEGRFICLEDVDKSTLCCCIGWDVLESLGSAGRVGQSLRIENTMFKIVGILGKRDWNTRKSQSIAARNVNRLIIIPLGTEKALVSSQSVEPEVSEIIAQVKPGSDVLLSAKLLKRIVDENHRGLEDFHMIVPQELLNQARRTHRVYNAVLGCIAAISLVVGGIGIMNIMLATVSERTREIGIRRAVGANQTHIFLQFLFEAAMLTSLGGAIGICCGIVASGQIARLIGWETVISGWAVTLSLLTAVFVGICSGMYPAVRAARMDPVAALRFE
- a CDS encoding ABC transporter ATP-binding protein, whose protein sequence is MAELLAETESIKKVFQNGQLCVEALRGVSMRIHRGEFVAIMGPSGSGKSTLMHIIGCLDRPSSGVYRFGGRDVSNLSDKQLSRIRANEIGFVFQTFNLIHGFNVLENVRLPFLYRDDDEGLTDRRVVSAIEKVGLAGRIQHRPSELSGGELQRVAIARAIAIDPVIVLADEPTGNLDFGTGRDIMSLFLQLNAQGMTVVLVTHDRQLAECAQRIIHIRDGAIQPD
- a CDS encoding efflux RND transporter periplasmic adaptor subunit; its protein translation is MNEKKRMLYVTLAIVPVMLIGFLSAGVYRHRLAGDEMIFAVVMRKSFDVSVQLVGHLEAAYSITVSSEVKGDSGKIISIIENGTRVEKGDVLIRLDPTLFEKDVDACSEKLEVCKANVIALEQSFEWEQNQAVREVKTAQYEFEVSKMELEKTEKGDGPLELAQLENDAKKAQSEYLEKSGYLADLEELEKQGFSNPAETEQAKKKIDEARETFEIAERKLDAFKEYLLPAKIEMARAKVERAKSDLEQTKKSMAISVAKASAELDRAKREVELAATSLAAAQDQLAKTVITAPTPGLAIIRETYFRGERRRAQVGDTVWQNQPLVYLPDISEMLVNTKVREVDLHKLRSGLPATVSVDAYPETRLKGAVHSIGVLAEEKAEVKTAEKYFQVTIAIQEQDARLRPGMTASVRIVSDSVRDVLAIPINAIFEKEGRKCCYVVHGNGYELREVIVGAQKEDFAEVKEGLSEGEKICLIEPRSDQMQSRKSTIMKVGSGPQIRCRHGRAVG
- a CDS encoding TolC family protein; the encoded protein is MALGRGSDISRGVKGLSSSLIAATRCRRGCTLAALCVLFVLGMILPAGAFTTPAEIQQPDNAPPQTDATQAGGPPLSSPPGEGPGSIQEEPGSHARSQDTAAADPVLVLTLEDAINRALEANRSILDARDRLESARLSIVSAESEFELKLFPDAVAGVTGGDDEDDGELLGAGISIEKKLPIGTVLAVRPNVERDDDVYRSSVDSFLIQPLLRGAGREFNLALVRESEFGERSSERSLYLTRAGTVISTVGAVYSVIGQREFVRLNLESVSRLKGHAQAARVKEKFGLATPIDVYRAEIQMKQSEDSLATAQEAYQDALDNLRLILALPIEEDIDVSAPLDYSIVRMKEEEAIEIALRNRVELKQAWDTVMNVERRSRVAKHGILPELNVVLSFSPFQESAVFEESLQLDKYFWGINLTSTTDLARTAERAAYEQSLIEVQAAYRDMVLTRDEVVRDVKSSLRTLIKAEQRIEIQKQQIKQSEGKLKLAQVKFKHGMANNFDLIEAEEELRRAQTNLVSVVIDYIVGTYAFRESIGTLLEQPAGL